The Scatophagus argus isolate fScaArg1 chromosome 12, fScaArg1.pri, whole genome shotgun sequence genome includes the window cacaggcacagggacactttttttcccacctATCCAATTCAATCAGACAGTCCATCCGCCCTGCAGAGCAATGTGGCACTGCCCCTGTGCATGACAGTATCAATTCAATTACCCAGGAAATGGATCCATATTCAACCCATATAAACTCATACACAGAGCCAGGaggggctgctgctgccgccgagACAAAGAAATGCACATTTACCCTGTAATAACTTTCATTTGGACTGGCTTTGAAAACCATTCTCAGCCAGGCATTTGTCGCTGTCACATAGCGTTATCCACAAATCAGGTTTACAAAATATCAATTCAATTTCTGCCGTAGCGAGAAACGCtatgagaggagagggagagggagagagagagaaagagagagagaaagacacacacatccagagagagagatggagatggagagggagagcgCAGGCTGCTGAGGGGCCCCTTGTGGCTCGCGCAGATTTCCAGTCAGAACTAATCAAAAGCAGAGAAGACCATGCTAATCTCTTCAATTTCATCCTTTAGACCGCTGTGTTTCCCGAGTCgtaagctcacacacacactcacacgcggacacacacacacacacgtttgtttacgcagacacacagcaggtcaGATAAAAACAcggacacacagacaaaaacaaacataacgCAGGCATGAACTCATTCATAATGCACTCATACgatatatcacacacacacacacatcctcccaGCACTGCAGTGTATCTGTGCAGCTGATCAGTGTTCTTGCATTCTGTAGCTGAATGTCCAAAGATAACTAACTTTTCAGCGCTTTGGttttgagagaaagagaaggacgAGCGTAATGAAGAAACCTCCATTAGGGGGAAGCAGGAGGACGTCCCCTCAGGACGGCGAGGAGGAGTGTGCCTGAGCCTGACTGGAGACATGTTTTTACAtgcaagaaataaaaagtgcaaCAGTAACTTAAGCTGAGAGGCGGGAAACAAGCCACGAGTTCatcacagagctgacacacagagacagataaagctttcacactcacacctgcaGGCAGTTTAAAGTCACCTGCATGTCGCTGGAGTGTAGGAGGAAGCCACAAAGACATGAGGAGACATCAAACGTGGCTCAAAATAATCACGTGGTGGGAACACATGCACCAggaacaacaaataaaaagtcCAAAATCCAGATGTCAGTATCACATTCACAGATtacatacagaaacaaataaaaggtCACAGCTGAAGTTGCTTAAACATTTTGCAGTCAGTTAtcgtgtgtttttgtgccttcACAAAGACCACTGCTTTGTGTCTCAAGCTGagtgtaaatgtatttaataacATGAACAgttttaatacaatttcatttaATACAACGTTGGcttcacacacaagcaaaacGACTCGCTGATCCATTCATCCACAGTCGAGAGGACAAAGTGAGAGTAAAGTTTGGAAAGTGGAAGGATTAAGTGAGCAGAAAGTGCAGGAAAAGAGAAACGTGAGGAGGGTGAAGTCCGCACACTGACGAAAGTCCAACTTCAAAAACttatctctttctttgtttctaattctttcaaatgtcagttatttttattagtttacTCATAactatttctgttttcatgtttgttttctaagCCACAGCCCGCCTCGTGTGAAACTGCACGGACAGCTTTTCAAAGTCTTGTAGTGTGCATGTGGTTTAACGCATCGCTTCAGTTCCTGTTCCTGCTGTCTTTTGACTTGCAAATTAAATTAGTGTGGTGCTTGTTAGACTCCATACTCTGTTCACTTGAGCTAAAAGGAgtgaagaaggaaggaggagatgagaggaggagtgaggaggtgCTGTAAATTCCTAATGAAATGCTCTCTTCTTCAATAATCAGACACATGGAGCTTCCTTCATCTGGAAACTGTTAGCAACACAAACGCACAGCGCTTCATGAAATTatccacagacacactctgatgcagacacacacacacacagatacagcgTCAGCTCTCACAGTAATTACACAGTTGCAGAGAGCGCGGCGGCTCAAAACGCTGTTTAACAAATCAATTTGAGAATGCTTACCTTGTAAAGCTGtatctatttgtgtgtgtgtgtgtgtgtgtgtgtgtgtgtgtggacacttCCCTGAGCTGATCCATTAAGGCTTTAACAAAGAGCTGTGCTCGGCCGCGCTGCTGGAAATGTGTAATTGGAAGGATAGCTAAGGGccgacacacacaaatacactttattgatccacaGCATCTCCCATATAGCGCCTctggctaacacacacacacacacacacacacacacacagacatagcCTCAGCAAGGGGTTACACTGACTTTACTCCCATTCTGCTGCCATCAGTGGCAGTTTATCAAGCAATCAAtagtcttttattttctcatatcTTTAAATGGACGAATATCCTGAATATGATTTTTACAACAGCAGGGAGGAATGTGATGGAAaagaagggaggggagaggaggaagaggagagggaagggaaGATGAAGATGGACAAGGAGAAAGGAGGCGAGACGGTGAGGCACACCGGGAGAGAGAGACTTTTAAAGGGAacggaggggaaagaaagcaggttacaaaggagaaaagaaggacaagtaatgcagagagaggaggtgaaaaagAGAGTTGAACTGTAGATATTGGACCACCGCCAATAGGCAGGATGCCGCCAGTTGACCTGAGCGCCATTTGCATGTTAAGTGGTGTCAATCTGCATTGATTCCCAcccaaatgaaatgcagtggGCTTCAATAGAGCCTGTGCTTAACAAGGGCCTCCTAGCTGCTACATACAGCCTATTGGATTCAGATTAACAGGCTCAGTATGGCATCACACCGAGCAACTTATCTTTAATTAAAATCACTCCCTTCACAGGATctactggactggactggaatGCGCTGGGTTGGATGGGACCGGGATCCCTTCAAGCTGGACTGGACAGAATGAAACCAGACTCCACTTTGAATAGACTTAACAGACTGACCAACCCTGTGCTGGTCCTGGTCTGGAGCTTGAACCGAAACAAGAGAGTGTCAGTGCTTTAAACCAGAGGTACACATACAGCATCCTACATGTGTGGTCATGAGTCACAGCAAGAACTCTTGACACATGAACATGATTCACTCATCCAtggtacaaaacacaaaactgaacttGGAAACAAGCAAAGTTGAGACAAGCAAAATCGAAATGGCTTTTAAGACAAAATGGATGAGGTGAATGATGGAAAGAGCTGAGCTGCATCTGCTGATGATGACATGCTCAAAAGTTTCTGAccgagagagtgagaggaacTTCAGTCAGCGGCTGTTGTCCATGAACAACACGGATGACACAATTATCAACAActaaacaacagaacaaaataaactcCACAAACAACATGTGCATTAATTCACCTTTCATCTTCTCTTGtcgtcttcctgtctgtcagacaaacacatcatttgtttaagagacagaaagagcaaaagagggACAGAGGTTATGTCTTTAATGGAGGGTTAACTGTTTTGCTGGTATTCAACAATAAAGAGCAccggagagaaaaacaaagaagagaaagaagccCTCAGGTGCTTCAACGCCTTGAAGACGTCCTCGTCTCAGTCCTCAGTTCTGACAGATGTGTCAGTATAATACATGCAGCTGGTGCTGGTCAGGTTCAGGTGGGTTAAGTCAGGTGGGTGTAGGTATTAAAAAATCTGCTCACCTGCTATTTTTGGTCATGTGTGTAAAGCAGCACCAaaactgctgtgtgaatgtgaacactCTCAGCACATCACTGGTCTCACTGCTATGAAGcatctgagccaatcacaaGGAAGCCTGACAACAACAGCTCAACAAATGGAAAGAAACCGCTGCAGGAAATGATGCTGTGGTCTGTGGTGTGATGACATGTTGTCtatttaaagtttatttaaatgctGAAGCTGTTTATATAACCACTTCAAACTAACGCTGTTTAAGCCAAATGGGCTCAAACATACTGGGAAGAAAATGCAATCAGTGAGCTGCGCTTTTAAACtgaatcaaaaatgtttttttgacatttgcagTGACAAATCAGTTGAAAAAAAGGCAACATCGGTGATTTTAGTGGACTCACGGTTTCCATAATGTGcttataaattataaatgacACTGCAGGAAAGTGCAATGCAGGCGTCTCACTGTTAAACCATGTCTTCCCAGTTGATAATCTCAGGTTAAACCCCCGTGTGCACAGCATCACTGTGACTGGCATTCATCCATCAGAAGGGTCAGACTCGGCTGCAGACGGAGGAAATCCTCACTGAAGCTTCACCTGAACACTCGAAAAGACCTGACATTCGAGCAGGCGTGGATCCGCTTTCTCCTGTCAGGATTTTAAACCATTAATCTGCTGGGATTGTGCAGTTTGCTTGGTGTTTTTCCTTGTGCGTCCCTCCCTCATTCCTAcctgtatgtttgtctgtccaCCTACCCAAGTGTCCCCCGTCTGTCCTCCAGTCATCTCCACTCCTGCACATCTGATCTGCATTACACTGAAAAAAGTGATTCTGAGCATTTGTAAACCTAACATAAATTAAATCTGtgaaattaacaataaaaatcgTAGTTTGTATctttacatgaaaatgtatcGTTTGAAATTAATATGCATTTGTTCAAAATACAaagtattgtgtgttttttaatttacaagCGTTTTTTAGTTATCCCAGTCGATCTTCTCAAGTACAAACActcaacaaacaataaacttgtttcatttacttCGTGCCGTAATCCCGCCAACCGACATGCATTCTGGGTACCTCCTGCATGAAAACAGCGCCACATTTCCAGAGGCTGAGCGTATGGTTGAGTCGACTAACCTTTAAGGTAAGAATAAAGTTTGCCAAGTAGCTAGTTAGATTAGATATTactgtcttttcagttttcataatgttttatgtgttttttccccGTGCTTTGGCTCAGAACGCCAGTCAACAGGACCGCCAGAAATTAGCCGGCGCCAGCAGGGACGCCAGTTTCTATTTTTCATAGTGTTGCagaattaaaaagtaaacttgCGCAAAAAGCGACTTGCAATTATTAATGTATGAAAAGGagaattgttattttgttgaagCAGTGGGCAGAAGTTATAAAAAGTAATGAGGAAACACTACTGTCATCAGACAATCATGCATCACATTCAGTTTCATGAAGATTGTAACCGAGGCCGGCTCCCTCAAATAAATGTCTTGCCccctcaaatcaaaattttagaagttgaaaaaacaacattttaatatcctcacaaaattaatatattacaaGTTGACAAAATATCTACAATAGCGGAAAAATCCGCCGAAAAATAGAGACGATACATCAGACTCCTCTCATCTCCGCTGTGTATCTTCAGGTGTCAGCACGGCCACGGACTTGCTGCATTCACTTACACTCGGAATATGACGTTTCtcgtttcctctctcccttaagtagctgatgtacttccttagaagtattttaaatgctcgaaagacatccaaacaaacatcaacttaCTGTGGCCAGTCATGTTTTCCGAGGTtgcgcagtgaaacacatttacctCGGAAATCGGAATTTCCGACCCAGATCTATCCAAGTTCCGAGTGTAATTGaacgcagcagaagcagcagcgttTTCGCAGGCACACCAGACTGTAGTTCcgcactgttttgtttcaaataatcacAGCGGTTTTTACAAAGCCAGCTTGcttattttcctctccagctttcagcagctcacaaagagaaagttaatgctgtgtgatgcatctgtttttcagagcttttaaaaagtgcagtgcTGCTCCTGCCTGTGTTGATAGTAGTAGCAACGATGCTGCTGCTAGtacatcagagacagcagctagcataactactactttagcatcagcaagcactgcttctcctgtacCTTCCCCAACAAGTGCTGCCCCAAAGCAGCCTGCTCAGCTACCTAATGACTTAAATGGCAATGCACCATCTCAGCCAATACTGGGTAGTTACCCAAAGCATGCATTTGGTACAACATTAAGATCATTCAATCCTGCCTGGTTtaaggaaacatgactgtgtacTTGATAACCTAGTTGTCTCCGATTTAGTCAAACAGTTGAGTGAGTCAAACCCAATTAGCACAGCTTTAAGAGCTGATGGTCCTCTTGCCACATCTTACAAAAGAAAGGAGTTTTATAAGAAGACTTTTAATGTGGTTGAGCCAGTTGAATACATTCTGGACATACATTCTATTGCATACACTGATtatccacaacattaaaatcacctgCCTAAGAGGTTGTTTTAGTGTTCAATGTAGTGATTTATTTACCTGAGAATGCCTCATATGCGTTTTAAtactgctctcttttttttttttttttttttaaaaagtttttaagtTATCTCTTTGTAATAAGATGTAAATGAATTTTTTGCATGCCTAAATTCAAAATAaccctttgtgtttttttcctactACAGAATCAACATGTCTGTCAGACTTCGAGTCATACTGCAGGAAGAAATTCACAAGCTTACCTTGCCCTCAGGAATCCCTCAGACTGTGGGGGAATTGAAGAATATTTTACAAGAGACATTTGCAATTGAACAAGATTTTAGTATTCAGTTTCAGGACCAAGATTTCGATGGTCAGTTTTTTAGTCTCCTTGAAactaaggacataaaggacaaAGACACTATCAAGGTGGTTCTTATTGAACCAGTGATCACACTAACATTTGAGGATTGTTTGAATGCTAAAGGACTCCAAGAGAGCACTGACTGCAGTCGTGCAGAGTCATCGGAAGATACCTGTTCCACAGCATCCACCATAATTCTGTCTTCTCCAGAGAGCACCTCCTCCCTTCACTCTGAGTCCTGGCCAGCTCAGTTTGAGATACCTACCTTCTCCTTTGACACTGAACTCATTctgcaaactgcaaatgaaGCTTACAGAAAGGACGGAACCTTACTCAACAATCCTGCAGTAAAATCCAACATTCTGGACAAATTAGCAGCTAGCATCTTTGTCTACACTGCCTATCCTTCACAAGCACAAAGGGAGCAGGTTGCTGAGGCCCTTGTTGCGAAGCACCCATCTTTGAGGGACCCAGTATCGTTCAATGGTTTATATAGTTGGCACAACAGCTTGAAGTATAAGCTTGGCAATTACAGAGCAAAGGTGAGGCACCTTGGACTACCAGAGCTAAATGTAAACTCTCGAAAGAAAACATTGGCTGCAGACTCCAGCACTCCGTGTAGACACTTGAAAAAGGCGACGAAATCTGAGGTAAACTACCTCCCACCCCACTCTCAAGGTGAAACTGATGCAACACTTGAGAAGGAGCGAGTGGAGATTCTCTATGAGTACAAGAAAAGAGACAATAACAAACtcataaatgaaaagatggCAAAAACCTTCTCACTGTGTCGAAATGATGTAATCCTCAACAAACCACCTGTGATTGACTTCAAAGCTCGATGGCCTGCCTTGTTTGAGTTTTCCCAGgtataatgaacattttaatcatgtcttctcattttaatctgtttctcTTGCCCATGTGCGTCTGtaattcttttctctctgtatctcattATGTTTCTACTTGTTTGTCTCTTGGTCTCTCAGATTGAGGAGGAATTCCGCAGGATCACACTGAAGCCACTTCAGTCCACATTCCTGGGCAAGTTGGACCAATACACACCCCAGCTGTTGAGCCTGTACAGGAGGAAGGGTGGAGCCGTTGGGAAGAAACTTGATGAGACCCTTGACATGCTGAATGAGGCATGTATTTACAACAGTGTAGTAGTAGTTAGTTTTAAGAAGTTGTCTTCTGACATCTGTAAtctcatattttatattaatctCATATTTCTCATATTAATGAGTAAtctcatttcatatttttgtagGACAGCAACATTGAGTCCCGAAGAGAAGTTGTGATCAGAGGCCTCATTCTCTACCTTGGTGAAAACACTGGAGAGTTAATCAAGGACTTCCAGGTAAAGAAAATATAACTTTTGATTCAAAGCCCTGTCAGTATGAGATGCGTTTGTGCAAAAATAGCTGTTATTGATAATTtgacaagatttattttgtagatttaaCAAGGAGTTATGCATCCTTAACATTACTATACAATAGATAAGTTTTATTCTCTCTGGTGTATTTCACAGGTTTTCGATGACGACGATGCTGCAGCTGTCCAAGAAGCCATTACTACATTTGTCCTCGGCATCTTTGTGGTCAGCAAAGCCAGGGATGGTCTCCCCAAGCAAGCTGGAATAGCCATCGAGGGAGCAGAAGTCCTTTTTGGTATCCCAGATGTGGCACATGCTTGCACCTATCTGATGGGCCTTATCTATGCCTTGGAACTAAGGTACCctaataaactgaaatacacATTTGAGGTCTTTCAGAAGATCTTTTTGGAGCTGGAggatgcaaacaaaaaaatgtcctccAAAGTCCATGATCTCAAAGTCTGTTTGCATGCTTAAAAGCCACACAGATGGTGTTGAAAGTATAGGATTTGAGTGAACTCACTCTTATCAAGTTTGACAGTTAGTTTTACACTGCACATTCTTAGGTTCTCCCAATGCACTCTCTCAGGTTATACTACTTGTTTCTTTATTCTGTGATGCTgggaaatatttaatttgattgAATATGATGATGCTGGTGCATGCTTAATTTTGTTATGTATTGTGCATTCtatctgttctctgcactttaAATGGCACACATAATGGATGTAGCTGTTTTGACAGCTAGGATTTCATTTAGTTATAGTGTTCTGATCTCTAAGAAAGATTGTCAGTGGGGTTCTGATAGTATGTCTGGAGTTCATAGAGTTCAGTTCttattgtcaaataaatttgtttatttgagctAAACGACTTCCAAGTCTTGTTTTGGGTTAAGATGCATAATTATACCTAAGATTGTTTGACTCATGTGGGTCTTGTTCATGGTATACATTGTGATAAATCGATTTGTAGTTTGGTCCATACTATGtaagaaaatggtgaaaaattaaTCACTGTTTGATTTGTCTTAATCAACAGTCcacaatttaaaacattcacatcagaGAATCtgggatttttcttctttaaaaaaatgactaaaaaaaaaaaatcataattgtTGACGATTAATTTAGTTGTTAgcaactaattgattaatcaactaatcgtTCCAGCTCCTGGCTATTTATCAGTATGGTCAACACTTAGGTCCACGGCAACATATCTTGACATGTGATAAGAGGATTGTCATTTCCAACAGATAGATGACACATACTTAACTTTTTAAGTAGACCAAGCATGATACAAAATATTGTGCCTGATCTACTTACAAAAGGTAAGGCAACTTTTTGCATCAGATTATTATGTAGATAATGCAAGGCTAGTCTTTGTACAGGCTACTTACTTTCTGGAATGTAAGAAATGGTTTAAGGAAGTAAAGTCTACTTAATTTTGCAAGTAAAGTCAACTTAGCTTAATTATATAGACTTTACTCATAAAATTAAGTTCACTCATTTGCAAAACTAAGTTGATGTTACTTGAAAAATTAAGTTGACTTTACCTGATAAGTTAATATTGACTTTACTTGCAAAACTCATTTCTTACACACAAGAAAGTAAGTAGCCTATACAAAGACTAGCCTTGCTTTATCTACATAATAATCTGATGCAAAAAGTTGCCTTACCTTTTTTAAGTAGATCAGGCACAATATTTTTATCAGTGTACCTGCGACTCAACCCAACTACCTGCCGCCGAGTTTAGTGTAGAGCGCTGCTTTCTGAACCGCTTTCCGACTGGTGTGTGCTGCACTACAGGGGGCGCTAATTCTTGTTGATGTGGTTAATGTGTTGAGTATTATGGAGGAGACTAATTCATGGCAGGTAATTGAAAGAGCCCGTCTAATTAGAGTGGTCCTGTGATCAGGCCAAGATAATTAATTATGAGAGatctggagtgtgtgtgtgtgtgtgttgtaggtaCACTGTTAGCCAGTGCAGGGGCAAAACTCccagcttacacacacacacaggcacacacagaagtgaacatacacacatctcTGGTCTCCAGTCATGCATCGAGAGAACTTAATGAGCAACATCTGATTACTGTCACTaattaacaaaacacacacacacacacacacacacacacacacacacacacacacacacacacacagagtaatgGCACACAGTGTCTCTCTCATCATCATTCTGTCATCGTTGCAGCTCTGGCTGCATGATCTCTGTCATCTGAAAGGTTAATGGTTTGGTTCCAGTAAAACTAAAGTTCCCTTTGGGGAGCATctcagctcacacacagttttaattaacatcacacacacacacacacatacagtgtaaaTGACTTGAAAAGCAGTAGTCACTTTGTGATAAACTTGACCAGCGATCCTGAACATACATCAACATGCTGAACAGTGAAAAAACTGTCTTACAgtcaaaaatacacaaaaacgCACATTTTTAAAGTCGTTGAGGATCAAATTACAGCAAGCTTTCCAGAAACCTGGAAAGTTTCTACCCATGAGGGCCtaaatgtttgttaaaattGAATTGCCACAGCAGGCACGTTTTTTTGTGACTTTCTCAGGTGGCGTAACTCAGTAATTTGTGGCGTATCGTTTTCGAGTCAGATAAGAGTGTTTGCGCCTGCATGACAAAGATTCCTCTGGAACCAAAAGAGCAGTAATGGGGCACATCACCATGTTAGAAATCATCATTTTTACTGACATCAGCCATCTAAATTGTGTCTGTACTTTTCCTAAAATGTGCTTCATCCTCAAGTCACGATGAAtcatattttcaacatttctttACCTTTATCTTTGTTTCATTACGGTTTATCTTAATAAGATGAATTCTGCCTCACTTTGTCAGCCTTCCATTGTGCGAATAAGAAGAAACACTGAGAGAGgaatttcttttcttatcttaaatatttaaacaaaaattaagATGTTCATTTGAAATCATATCCATAATTGCAGtattttcttcctgttctttcaCTGATATTCAGAGTAGCCCTTCATGAGAAGCAGAGGACGAAAGAGTGACGATCAGTGtggtataaaaataaaagcagtgtgcaaaaaaaaccttttaatgCCAAAATGACATGCTTTGTTAAAGTGCGAAGTGTCATCCCAAAGGAATGTGTATACTTGAAGAAATGTTCTCACAACAGTAAATTTATATTTCTAAATCAATAAATATCATACAgcaaataaaatccaaaatgaGACCAAATAAATTCAACTTCCaccatatatattttttttttcgatTCATGAGCACATTTAGTTAATACTGTCCCCTTCCAGGATTACGTTGCAGCGACACACTGTAACTTGAAAATCAAATATAGTTAATAACGAACATAACTCTGCAACATTCAAAGGAAACCTTCCCCTCAGAAACTTCTAGTCTGTGACGTTCAGTGACCTCCCGTCATTTTGTGTTGGTTCAGCTCTGACTGACCCCGATGAAAAATCATACTTTAAACTGTCTTAAAATGCAATATTAAGGGACGCAGTGGAGGAACAATACGAGAGCAGATAATTATGATGAGGTAAAGTATGTAAAGAGCATGTGGCACTGCAGAGTGAACCCTCTCTCTCAGAGTGTTTTAATAACACCACACAGTCTGTGACGAGTGTGAAGCAGTTTGAATGAGTGCTTCTCAAGAAAACTACAAGCAACTGACCTGCCCCAAGCGCTAACATGACTGCTAACATCCCTCCAGTATCCATGAAAACTTAATCAGAAAGGAACATCAGAGAAATATCGGGTCTCAGTGCCCGTATAATCATCGGTCAACAAAGTGAAATTTCGAAGGTAGCTGCAGCTGAAGCCACTTTTTTATCATCAAAGCCCACTGGATATCAGCGTCATAGCAGGAAGTAAGAGAACCGCGATCTGCAGCTCAGTCTGTGGAGTCTCCTGTGTAGTCTGAGCCCTCCTGAGCAGCATCGCATTCCTCTGCATGCGGtgatcaaatgaaatgtgtaaatCTCAGGCACGTTGTCTTTATCCAGTAAAACTGTGCAGCACAAAGGAAAAAGATCCACCGACTGCCTGTAAACAGTTCTGAAATGTTTGCAAGTTGATTTCCtcttcaaactgtgtgtttgtgtgcttgggtgtat containing:
- the LOC124068683 gene encoding uncharacterized protein LOC124068683 isoform X1 is translated as MSVRLRVILQEEIHKLTLPSGIPQTVGELKNILQETFAIEQDFSIQFQDQDFDGQFFSLLETKDIKDKDTIKVVLIEPVITLTFEDCLNAKGLQESTDCSRAESSEDTCSTASTIILSSPESTSSLHSESWPAQFEIPTFSFDTELILQTANEAYRKDGTLLNNPAVKSNILDKLAASIFVYTAYPSQAQREQVAEALVAKHPSLRDPVSFNGLYSWHNSLKYKLGNYRAKVRHLGLPELNVNSRKKTLAADSSTPCRHLKKATKSEVNYLPPHSQGETDATLEKERVEILYEYKKRDNNKLINEKMAKTFSLCRNDVILNKPPVIDFKARWPALFEFSQIEEEFRRITLKPLQSTFLGKLDQYTPQLLSLYRRKGGAVGKKLDETLDMLNEDSNIESRREVVIRGLILYLGENTGELIKDFQVFDDDDAAAVQEAITTFVLGIFVVSKARDGLPKQAGIAIEGAEVLFGIPDVAHACTYLMGLIYALELRYPNKLKYTFEVFQKIFLELEDANKKMSSKVHDLKVCLHA
- the LOC124068683 gene encoding uncharacterized protein LOC124068683 isoform X2 translates to MSVRLRVILQEEIHKLTLPSGIPQTVGELKNILQETFAIEQDFSIQFQDQDFDGQFFSLLETKDIKDKDTIKVVLIEPVITLTFEDCLNAKGLQESTDCSRAESSEDTCSTASTIILSSPESTSSLHSESWPAQFEIPTFSFDTELILQTANEAYRKDGTLLNNPAVKSNILDKLAASIFVYTAYPSQAQREQVAEALVAKHPSLRDPVSFNGLYSWHNSLKYKLGNYRAKVRHLGLPELNVNSRKKTLAADSSTPCRHLKKATKSEVNYLPPHSQGETDATLEKERVEILYEYKKRDNNKLINEKMAKTFSLCRNDVILNKPPVIDFKARWPALFEFSQDSNIESRREVVIRGLILYLGENTGELIKDFQVFDDDDAAAVQEAITTFVLGIFVVSKARDGLPKQAGIAIEGAEVLFGIPDVAHACTYLMGLIYALELRYPNKLKYTFEVFQKIFLELEDANKKMSSKVHDLKVCLHA